A single Oncorhynchus mykiss isolate Arlee chromosome 22, USDA_OmykA_1.1, whole genome shotgun sequence DNA region contains:
- the ercc1 gene encoding DNA excision repair protein ERCC-1, with translation MEKKRFNINLDDSAFTKERAPVKPLFQPSKAGQSASSSSSSTTSETKAQPAPPSSAGQPLSYAEFIVQSKSHAPQQVPSAPSRVAAGTGTGIDTETGSLKQGPSQGAQGGPDVTSSSSVGCERPRAQGTKDPGSGGPPGVTQGEEGQRAGTEQKQGEGQGSEGSNILGHPKPVGSGNSIIVSPRQRGNPILKFVRSVPWEFGDVVPDYVLGQTTCALFLSLRYHNLNPNYIHDRLKLLGQTFTLRVLLVLVDVKDPHHSLKELARICILADCTLILAWSPEEAGRYLETYKSYEKKPADLLKEHVEKDYLSKVTDCLTTVKSVNKTDSITLLSTFSSLEGIITATKEDLVLCPGLGPQKARRLYDVLHQPFLKAKKKDS, from the exons ATGGAAAAAAAGAGGTTTAATATCAACCTAGACGACTCTGCCTTCACAAAAGAAAGAGCCCCG GTGAAACCCCTGTTCCAGCCCTCTAAGGCAGGCCAGagtgcatcatcatcatcatcatcaaccacCTCTGAGACCAAAGCTCAGCCTGCACCCCCGTCGTCTGCTGGCCAACCACTATCCTACGCAGAGTTCATTGTCCAGAGCAAAAGCCATGCACCTCAGCAAGTCCCCTCAGCTCCGTCCAGGGTGGCTGCAGGAACGGGGACAGGGATAGATACAGAGACTGGTAGTTTGAAGCAGGGTCCCAGTCAAGGAGCACAAGGTGGGCCTGATGTGACGTCGTCATCCTCTGTGGGGTGTGAGAGGCCTCGGGCCCAGGGGACAAAGGATCCGGGGTCTGGTGGACCACCAGGGGTtacacagggagaggaggggcagagggCTGGGACTGAGCAGAAGCAGGGGGAGGGTCAAGGGTCAGAGGGCAGCAACATCCTAGGTCATCCTAAACCAGTGGGGTCTGGTAATAGTATCATAGTCAGCCCCAGACAG AGAGGAAACCCCATTCTGAAATTTGTGAGGAGTGTGCCTTGGGAGTTTGGAGACGTGGTCCCCGACTATGTCCTGGGACAGACGACCTGCGCTCTCTTCCtcag TCTGAGGTACCACAACCTCAACCCCAACTACATCCACGACCGTCTCAAACTGTTGGGCCAGACCTTCACCCTCAGGGTTCTACTGGTGTTAGTTGATGTG AAAGACCCTCACCATTCTCTGAAAGAGCTGGCTCGTATCTGCATCTTGGCTGACTGCACTCTCATCCTGGCCTGGAG TCCAGAGGAGGCGGGGCGTTACCTGGAGACGTACAAGTCCTATGAGAAGAAACCAGCTGATCTGCTGAAGGAACATGTGGAGAAAGACTACCTGTCGAAG GTGACGGACTGTCTGACCACTGTGAAGTCTGTCAACAAGACTGACTCGATCACTCTGCTGTCAACCTTCTCT TCCTTAGAGGGGATCATCACTGCAACTAAAGAGGACCTGGTTCTCTGTCCTGGACTGGGACCCCAGAAG GCCAGACGTCTCTATGATGTGCTACACCAGCCCTTCCTCAAGGCCAAGAAGAAAGACAGCTGA